Proteins encoded in a region of the Bartonella taylorii genome:
- the sodC gene encoding superoxide dismutase family protein: MFCMNKTVLPILFSLAFLNYNTIVLAKSMKVAIYKLENKNTKKPIGTIEIEENIHGLIFVPNLSTLPEGLHGFHVHINPSCDTKDGVIGGAAGGHYDPEHTNKHLGPYNVNGHFGDLPALYVDDKGHSTMSVLAPRIKKLSEIKGHSLMIHLGGDNQSDKPLPLGGGGARLACGIIEE; this comes from the coding sequence ATGTTTTGTATGAATAAGACTGTTTTACCCATACTGTTTTCCTTAGCGTTTCTAAATTACAATACCATTGTATTAGCAAAATCTATGAAAGTTGCGATTTATAAGCTAGAAAACAAAAACACAAAAAAGCCTATTGGCACAATTGAAATTGAAGAAAACATACATGGTTTGATTTTTGTGCCCAATTTATCCACCTTGCCAGAAGGTTTACACGGTTTTCATGTGCATATAAATCCTTCATGTGATACGAAAGATGGTGTAATTGGTGGTGCTGCGGGTGGACATTATGATCCAGAGCATACTAACAAACATCTTGGACCTTATAACGTTAATGGCCACTTTGGTGATTTACCGGCGCTTTATGTTGATGATAAAGGGCACTCAACGATGAGTGTTCTCGCTCCACGAATTAAAAAACTCTCAGAGATTAAAGGGCATTCTTTAATGATTCATTTAGGAGGAGACAATCAATCCGATAAACCATTACCACTTGGCGGAGGTGGTGCTCGTTTAGCATGTGGTATTATTGAAGAGTAA
- a CDS encoding COG2958 family protein, with the protein MTLDLINTTFSFLKQNPTKKFTAREIAQWVFENYPEACHKKQKRSNATIKLLNSDMALIQQIVAEIGALRPQLQKHHPEIKTTEGRPRQYYFMQSTDRAEIDEIESITTSKINDSVKEHDLYPLLSKFLWSELEVYSKRIDEKRSRNKNGAGGNKWLYPDLVGMQDLSCEWHREIKDCALQYFDKKTKLWSFEVKIFINRSNLRQAFFQTVSNSSWANFSYLVASEISGIDTLKELRTLSSLHGIGFIRLDKENFSESQIMLPAKERNEIDWDTANRLLEENKDFFQYIKLIRQFYQTGEIRQSDWGHSP; encoded by the coding sequence ATGACTCTGGATTTAATAAACACTACTTTTAGTTTTTTAAAACAAAACCCGACAAAAAAATTTACAGCCCGAGAAATTGCTCAATGGGTATTCGAAAATTATCCGGAAGCCTGTCATAAAAAGCAAAAGCGTTCAAACGCAACAATCAAGCTTCTTAATAGCGATATGGCTCTTATTCAGCAAATTGTTGCTGAAATAGGAGCTTTACGTCCACAATTGCAAAAACATCATCCCGAAATCAAAACCACTGAAGGGCGTCCACGGCAGTATTATTTCATGCAATCAACAGATAGAGCTGAAATTGATGAAATAGAGAGCATTACGACTTCTAAGATAAATGATTCTGTTAAAGAACATGATCTTTATCCATTATTATCTAAATTTTTATGGTCAGAGCTTGAAGTTTATAGCAAGCGTATTGATGAGAAACGTTCTCGTAATAAGAATGGTGCTGGTGGAAACAAATGGCTGTATCCAGACCTTGTCGGAATGCAAGATTTAAGTTGCGAATGGCATCGCGAAATCAAAGACTGTGCTTTGCAATATTTTGATAAAAAGACAAAACTTTGGTCTTTTGAAGTAAAAATTTTCATCAATCGCTCAAATTTACGACAAGCATTTTTCCAAACAGTTAGCAATTCTTCATGGGCTAATTTTAGTTATCTAGTTGCCAGTGAGATTTCAGGCATTGATACGTTAAAAGAACTTAGAACGCTTTCAAGTTTACATGGAATTGGATTTATAAGACTTGATAAGGAAAACTTTTCCGAGAGCCAAATTATGCTTCCTGCAAAAGAGCGTAATGAAATCGATTGGGATACCGCTAATAGATTATTAGAGGAAAACAAAGATTTCTTTCAATATATTAAACTCATTCGTCAATTCTATCAAACTGGTGAGATTCGCCAATCTGACTGGGGGCATTCCCCATAA
- a CDS encoding DEAD/DEAH box helicase, whose translation MNAIAKRISARLSLRYPQHEALNILVRILDNIKLSKNADLVADLEVIKNLYPSVQDFERDFPSFCFALATGVGKTRLMGAFISYLYLTGHSRHFFILAPNLTIYEKLKQDFNPQSPKYVFSGMSEFVANRPVIVTGEDYESGKGVCSDAQQFYGQQRLFEDRNTAFINIFNISKINTTDNKKGAIKSSIPRIKRLQETIGESYFDYLANLPDLVLLMDEAHRYRASAGVSAINELKPVLGIELTATPKTIGTKPVDFKNVIYGYSLAEAMRDGFVKEPAVATRKDFQPKNYTPEQLEYIKLQDAIHTHEKVKADLVIYASDYKKKLVKPFVLVVAQDTEHAQELRNLLESDDFFAGAYKGKVIEIHSKQSNTEEDKNIQKLIAIEDPNESTEIVIHVNKLKEGWDVTNLYTIVPLRASASEILTEQTIGRGLRLPYGRKTGIEAIDRLTIIAHDRFQDIIDRANDPNSIIKKHIEIGMGGDISFEKSDILTVPSRAEIESTNAMVTRHSNINGVSDLQDVMLHNTAQSIFTPEEKKISDIAWNVIKGYENLPSSLSFCFTDIQEKISNEVITTMRASKDALISDTTKVEAEALVPKVVADLTKNLAEFIIDIPNIVLIPSGDVTYGFSDFDLENLESLNLQPVSKEILIRELRTHKSIFLTSENEYLKEPHLENYIIRGLIDNDFIDYDNHTPLLRKLAGQLVQHFQSYLPNDDAVENVLIHYQHQLTAFIVAQLKSHQWETQRDYEVRVTRGFTTLLPIHYTLPQGSSPVDFRCIPSIKSDIRTLVFGGFTKCCYPLQKFDSVEGELRFAQILEDDIQVLKWMKPARGFLKIEYDKGSSYEPDFVVETKDAKYLCEPKKASEIQNSIVLKKRNAAVQWCCHAANYAITHGGKPWHYVLIPHDAIKVNSSFEGLCAEFTISSDRLE comes from the coding sequence ATGAACGCTATTGCAAAAAGGATTTCTGCTCGCTTATCGTTGCGCTATCCTCAACATGAAGCCTTAAATATTTTGGTGCGAATTTTAGATAATATCAAACTTTCTAAAAATGCTGATTTAGTTGCGGATCTGGAAGTGATCAAAAATCTCTATCCTTCTGTACAAGATTTTGAACGCGATTTTCCTTCTTTTTGTTTTGCCTTAGCTACGGGAGTCGGAAAAACACGACTGATGGGTGCTTTTATCAGTTATCTTTATTTAACAGGTCACAGTCGCCATTTTTTTATCTTGGCACCAAATTTGACTATTTATGAAAAATTAAAACAGGATTTTAATCCTCAAAGTCCGAAATATGTATTTAGTGGAATGAGTGAATTTGTTGCAAACAGACCGGTAATTGTTACGGGTGAAGATTATGAAAGTGGTAAAGGAGTCTGCTCTGATGCACAGCAATTTTATGGGCAACAGCGTTTGTTTGAGGATAGGAATACTGCTTTCATCAATATTTTTAATATTTCCAAAATTAACACAACAGATAATAAAAAAGGAGCTATAAAATCCAGTATCCCGCGAATTAAACGCTTGCAAGAAACTATTGGAGAAAGTTATTTCGATTATCTCGCAAATCTTCCTGATTTAGTTTTGTTGATGGATGAAGCGCACCGTTATCGTGCATCTGCGGGCGTTTCGGCCATTAATGAGTTAAAACCTGTTTTAGGCATAGAACTTACAGCGACACCGAAAACAATAGGTACAAAACCAGTAGATTTTAAAAACGTCATTTACGGCTATTCACTTGCAGAGGCTATGAGAGATGGGTTCGTGAAAGAGCCAGCTGTTGCTACACGTAAAGACTTTCAACCGAAAAACTATACGCCCGAACAATTAGAGTATATTAAACTACAAGATGCAATTCATACGCACGAAAAAGTAAAAGCAGATTTAGTTATCTATGCTAGCGATTATAAAAAGAAACTCGTTAAGCCTTTTGTTTTAGTTGTAGCTCAAGATACAGAGCATGCGCAAGAACTACGTAACTTACTAGAGTCAGATGATTTTTTTGCAGGTGCCTATAAGGGAAAGGTTATAGAAATTCATTCAAAACAGTCGAATACAGAAGAAGATAAAAACATTCAAAAACTCATTGCGATTGAGGATCCAAATGAGTCAACGGAAATTGTTATTCATGTTAATAAATTGAAGGAGGGATGGGATGTAACCAATCTTTATACCATCGTGCCGTTGCGTGCATCTGCTTCAGAAATTTTAACTGAGCAAACAATAGGTCGTGGATTGCGTTTGCCTTATGGTCGTAAAACTGGCATAGAAGCTATTGACCGTTTAACAATCATTGCACATGACCGTTTCCAAGATATTATTGATCGTGCCAATGATCCAAACTCAATTATTAAAAAGCATATTGAGATTGGAATGGGGGGTGATATATCATTTGAAAAATCAGATATACTGACAGTACCAAGTCGTGCAGAAATAGAATCTACAAATGCGATGGTAACACGTCATTCCAATATAAACGGAGTATCTGATTTACAAGATGTCATGTTACATAATACGGCCCAATCTATATTCACTCCCGAAGAGAAAAAAATTTCTGATATTGCGTGGAATGTTATTAAAGGATATGAAAATTTACCGAGTTCTCTATCATTTTGCTTCACTGACATACAAGAAAAAATCAGTAACGAAGTTATAACAACCATGCGCGCATCAAAGGATGCTCTTATTTCTGATACCACAAAGGTAGAGGCTGAGGCGTTGGTACCAAAGGTGGTTGCAGACCTAACAAAAAATTTAGCAGAGTTTATAATAGATATTCCTAATATTGTGCTTATTCCCTCTGGTGACGTTACTTATGGCTTTTCTGATTTTGATTTGGAAAATCTAGAAAGTTTAAATTTGCAACCTGTGAGTAAAGAGATTTTAATTAGAGAATTACGCACACATAAAAGCATTTTTCTTACCTCTGAAAATGAGTATCTCAAAGAGCCTCATCTTGAAAATTATATCATTCGTGGTTTAATTGATAATGACTTTATAGATTATGACAACCATACACCATTATTACGAAAATTGGCAGGCCAGTTGGTGCAGCATTTCCAATCTTATTTACCAAATGATGATGCCGTTGAGAATGTTTTGATTCACTACCAGCATCAACTTACTGCTTTTATAGTTGCTCAATTAAAGTCACATCAGTGGGAAACACAGCGGGATTATGAGGTTAGAGTTACAAGAGGGTTTACAACCTTACTGCCTATTCACTACACTCTACCACAAGGCTCATCTCCCGTTGATTTTCGTTGTATTCCTTCTATTAAAAGCGACATTAGAACGCTTGTATTCGGGGGCTTTACAAAATGCTGTTATCCTTTGCAAAAATTTGATTCCGTAGAGGGGGAATTACGGTTTGCCCAAATATTAGAAGATGATATACAAGTATTGAAATGGATGAAACCTGCTCGAGGTTTTTTAAAAATAGAATACGATAAAGGATCAAGCTATGAACCGGACTTTGTTGTAGAAACGAAGGATGCAAAATATCTTTGTGAGCCCAAAAAAGCTTCCGAAATACAAAATTCTATTGTTTTGAAAAAAAGAAACGCAGCAGTTCAATGGTGTTGTCATGCGGCCAATTATGCTATTACTCATGGTGGAAAGCCATGGCATTATGTTCTTATTCCACATGATGCTATTAAGGTAAATAGTAGTTTTGAAGGTTTGTGTGCAGAATTTACCATTTCAAGCGATAGATTAGAGTAA
- a CDS encoding site-specific DNA-methyltransferase codes for MRYNKQKLELTWIGKERRPKLEPRILLEDPEKSYHASHQVSDQDIFDNKLIFGDNLLALKALEREYTGKVKCVYIDPPYNTGNVFEHYEDGLEHSIWLSLMRDRLELLHHLLAEDGSIWINLDDSESHYAKVMCDEIFGRKNFVANVIWQKKHTRSNDSRWLSDNHDHILIFTKNKDSWTRNLLPRADNNSKSYTNPDNDPRGVWASGPCHVKTPNLKDIYEIITPSGRKVMPPAGTSWRFSKKKMKELITDNRIYFGQDGNNIPRYKRFRTEVQDGLVPITVWLKEEVGHNQDAKKEVKQFNPENVFSTPKPERLVERILTISTNPGDLVLDSFAGSGTTGAVAHKMGRKWIMVELGEHCHTHIIPRLKQVIDGTDQGGISKNINWQGGGGFRYYRLAPSLLQQDPWGQWIISREYNAAMLSEAMCKHMGFTYAPDENHYWMQGYSTETDYIYVTTNAMTHEQLRVISEEVGSQRTLLICCSAFDTKSESFENLTLTKIPRAVLEKCEWGRDDYSLNVANLEPMAVVKESPKDKDTAQAELDLFG; via the coding sequence ATGCGTTATAATAAACAAAAATTAGAACTCACTTGGATTGGAAAAGAAAGACGTCCAAAACTGGAGCCTCGTATTTTATTGGAAGATCCTGAAAAATCTTATCATGCATCACATCAAGTGTCTGATCAGGATATTTTTGATAATAAACTCATTTTTGGTGACAATTTACTCGCACTCAAAGCGCTTGAACGAGAGTATACAGGCAAAGTAAAATGTGTCTATATCGACCCACCTTATAATACGGGCAATGTTTTTGAGCATTATGAAGATGGTTTAGAACATTCCATATGGCTAAGTCTTATGAGGGATAGGTTAGAGCTGTTACATCATTTACTTGCAGAAGATGGGAGTATCTGGATTAATCTTGATGATAGTGAGTCACATTACGCTAAAGTAATGTGCGATGAAATTTTTGGACGCAAAAATTTCGTTGCAAATGTTATATGGCAAAAAAAACATACACGCTCCAATGATAGCCGATGGCTTAGTGACAACCATGATCATATATTAATTTTTACTAAAAATAAAGATTCTTGGACAAGAAATCTTCTTCCACGCGCTGATAATAATAGCAAAAGTTATACTAATCCCGATAATGATCCCCGTGGGGTTTGGGCATCAGGTCCATGTCATGTTAAAACTCCAAATCTAAAAGATATATATGAAATTATCACGCCATCTGGTCGTAAAGTAATGCCTCCAGCAGGGACGAGCTGGCGTTTTAGTAAGAAAAAAATGAAAGAGCTAATTACAGATAATAGAATTTATTTTGGACAAGACGGTAATAATATACCACGCTATAAACGTTTTAGAACAGAAGTACAAGATGGTTTAGTGCCCATTACGGTTTGGCTAAAAGAAGAAGTAGGACACAATCAAGATGCAAAAAAAGAAGTTAAGCAATTTAACCCTGAGAATGTTTTTTCAACGCCTAAGCCGGAACGGTTGGTAGAACGAATTTTAACTATTTCTACCAATCCTGGTGATCTTGTCTTAGATTCCTTTGCCGGTTCTGGCACTACCGGTGCGGTTGCACATAAAATGGGGCGCAAGTGGATTATGGTTGAACTTGGGGAACATTGCCATACCCACATTATCCCTCGTTTAAAACAAGTAATCGATGGTACTGATCAAGGTGGTATTTCTAAAAATATAAATTGGCAAGGTGGTGGTGGGTTCCGCTATTACCGTCTTGCACCTTCTCTGTTGCAACAAGATCCATGGGGACAATGGATTATTAGTCGCGAATATAATGCTGCCATGCTTTCAGAAGCTATGTGCAAACATATGGGATTTACCTATGCACCTGATGAAAACCATTATTGGATGCAAGGTTATTCAACTGAAACGGATTATATTTATGTAACAACAAATGCAATGACGCATGAACAACTACGTGTTATCAGTGAAGAGGTAGGATCTCAGCGTACTTTGCTTATTTGTTGCTCAGCCTTTGATACGAAGTCAGAATCTTTTGAGAATCTAACACTTACCAAAATACCCCGCGCTGTATTAGAAAAGTGTGAGTGGGGGAGGGATGATTACAGTTTAAATGTAGCGAATCTTGAGCCAATGGCTGTAGTAAAAGAATCCCCAAAAGATAAAGATACCGCGCAAGCAGAATTAGATTTATTTGGATAA
- a CDS encoding SUF system Fe-S cluster assembly protein: MAKSIEEHHSTESVETVRENKKSYISIIPADEIDRMTNDIIAALKTVYDPEIPADIYELGLIYRIDIEDDRSVKIEMTLTAPGCPVAGEMPGWVENAVSAVEGVSHVEVTMTFDPPWTPDCMSEEAQVAVGWY; the protein is encoded by the coding sequence ATGGCTAAATCAATTGAAGAGCATCATTCTACAGAATCTGTTGAAACTGTAAGGGAAAATAAAAAATCTTACATATCAATAATTCCGGCAGATGAAATTGATCGTATGACCAATGATATTATTGCTGCTCTTAAAACAGTTTATGATCCGGAAATTCCTGCTGATATTTATGAGCTAGGATTGATTTATCGTATTGATATTGAAGATGATCGTTCAGTAAAAATTGAAATGACACTCACAGCACCAGGATGTCCCGTTGCAGGTGAAATGCCAGGCTGGGTAGAAAATGCTGTAAGCGCAGTTGAAGGTGTTTCGCATGTTGAAGTCACCATGACTTTTGATCCGCCTTGGACACCTGACTGTATGTCAGAAGAAGCACAAGTTGCTGTAGGATGGTACTAA
- a CDS encoding aminotransferase class V-fold PLP-dependent enzyme, whose amino-acid sequence MGNNVQTLNYDVEAIRHDFPLLHHSVYGKRLAYLDSGASAQKPQAVLDAMNNFYQSRYANVHRGIHFLSNAATQSYENARETVRAFLNAQTVKEIVFTKSATEAINTVAYGWGMSKLNKGDEIVLTIMEHHSNIIPWHFIREQKGVKLVFVPVDENGILHIEDFTKALTDRTKLVAITHMSNILGTITPVKEIVKIAHQNGIPVLVDGSQAAVHLTVDVQNLDCDWYVFTGHKLYGPTGIGVLYGKEYRLEEMHPFQGGGEMIEDVTIDKVFYNAPPYRFEAGTPPIAEAIGLAAAIDYIQKKDRNAIHAHETALLSYAHERLETVKSLCIYGRSPHKGTIISFEIKGIHAHDIAMFIDRQGVAIRAGTHCAQPLLQHFGLISACRASLAMYSNHEDIDQLVEALEKARTFFNG is encoded by the coding sequence ATGGGAAATAACGTACAAACATTAAATTATGATGTAGAAGCAATTCGGCATGATTTTCCTCTTTTGCACCATAGTGTTTATGGTAAGCGATTGGCTTATCTTGATAGTGGTGCATCTGCTCAAAAGCCGCAAGCTGTGCTTGATGCGATGAATAATTTCTATCAATCTCGTTATGCAAATGTGCATCGAGGAATACATTTTTTATCGAATGCGGCAACACAATCTTATGAAAATGCGCGCGAAACAGTTCGTGCTTTTTTAAATGCTCAAACCGTGAAAGAAATTGTTTTTACGAAAAGTGCGACAGAAGCTATTAACACCGTTGCTTATGGTTGGGGGATGTCAAAATTAAATAAAGGTGATGAAATTGTTCTCACTATTATGGAACATCATTCCAATATTATTCCTTGGCATTTTATTCGTGAACAAAAAGGTGTTAAACTTGTGTTTGTACCAGTGGATGAGAATGGTATCTTACATATTGAAGATTTTACAAAGGCTTTAACTGATAGAACGAAGCTTGTTGCTATTACGCATATGTCCAATATATTGGGAACTATTACTCCTGTTAAAGAAATTGTTAAGATAGCACACCAAAATGGTATTCCTGTTCTTGTTGATGGTTCTCAGGCTGCTGTACATTTAACAGTTGATGTGCAAAACCTTGATTGTGACTGGTACGTCTTTACGGGACATAAGCTTTATGGTCCTACAGGTATTGGCGTTCTTTATGGTAAAGAATATAGGCTAGAGGAAATGCATCCTTTTCAAGGGGGAGGGGAAATGATTGAGGATGTAACTATTGATAAGGTTTTTTATAATGCTCCCCCCTATCGCTTTGAAGCGGGCACTCCTCCCATAGCTGAAGCCATTGGATTAGCTGCTGCTATTGATTATATACAGAAAAAAGATAGAAATGCTATTCATGCACATGAAACAGCACTTTTATCCTATGCACATGAAAGACTTGAAACGGTTAAATCATTGTGTATTTACGGCCGTTCTCCTCATAAAGGCACTATTATATCTTTTGAAATAAAAGGCATTCATGCGCATGATATCGCTATGTTTATTGATAGGCAGGGTGTTGCTATACGTGCAGGAACGCATTGTGCACAACCTTTATTACAACATTTTGGTTTAATATCTGCTTGTCGTGCATCATTAGCCATGTATAGTAATCATGAAGACATTGACCAGTTAGTCGAAGCATTAGAAAAAGCAAGGACATTTTTTAATGGCTAA
- the sufD gene encoding Fe-S cluster assembly protein SufD yields MSVNAQQELLEVEKDILNNFNQFISNLPGDRAVRAVRKKAIELFQNTQLPSRKIESWHYTNLRTLLKSVSNFSEVNDGKFVDPLFPEGIVFSIKNGKTSTASNMKSITVERLADALKENSVKIDQIISNEDFIGQLNTAFVTDGWLFHIPENTKLTVPIELQNIQMGGQSHIFSDIKIDKNSQAVFVEHQIGNDKDTFVSSIFSLDIAAYSDITWIIIRNRGFSSTQFGRFRAVLGQGAKLSLYVINIGSQLNRHEIDIELQGEEADFQLRAINLLSGQTHSDLTMNVRHVEEKSTSTEIIRNVVTDKAVGVFQGIIRVAQKAQKTDARMACNSLILSEDAEFNAKPELEIFADDVACGHGATVANINHDHLFYLMARGIPFKAACALLIKGFVFELIEDIKQDNIQTILENIISTWLEKNV; encoded by the coding sequence ATGAGCGTGAACGCACAGCAAGAATTGTTAGAGGTTGAAAAAGATATACTCAATAATTTCAACCAATTTATAAGCAATTTACCCGGCGATAGGGCGGTGCGGGCAGTCCGTAAGAAAGCTATTGAATTGTTTCAAAATACTCAGCTTCCTTCACGTAAAATCGAAAGTTGGCACTATACGAATCTTCGCACGTTATTGAAATCTGTTAGTAATTTTTCAGAAGTAAATGATGGGAAATTTGTTGATCCCTTATTTCCAGAAGGAATTGTTTTTTCTATTAAGAACGGAAAAACATCTACAGCGTCAAACATGAAAAGTATTACAGTAGAACGTCTTGCAGATGCATTAAAAGAAAATTCTGTAAAGATAGATCAAATTATTTCTAATGAAGATTTTATTGGACAATTAAATACAGCTTTTGTTACGGATGGTTGGCTTTTTCACATTCCTGAAAATACGAAGTTAACTGTTCCCATCGAATTACAAAATATTCAAATGGGTGGGCAATCCCATATTTTTTCAGACATAAAAATTGATAAAAACAGTCAAGCTGTGTTTGTTGAACATCAGATTGGCAATGATAAAGATACCTTTGTCAGTTCGATATTTTCTTTAGACATTGCGGCTTATAGTGATATTACATGGATAATTATTCGAAATCGTGGTTTCAGTTCTACACAGTTTGGGAGATTTCGTGCGGTTCTTGGCCAAGGAGCTAAATTATCGCTTTATGTGATTAATATAGGTAGTCAACTTAATCGACACGAAATTGATATTGAATTACAGGGAGAAGAGGCTGATTTTCAATTACGAGCAATAAATTTGCTATCTGGGCAAACGCATAGCGATCTTACAATGAACGTTCGTCATGTTGAAGAAAAATCAACCTCAACCGAAATTATACGCAATGTGGTTACGGATAAAGCAGTTGGTGTTTTTCAAGGAATAATACGCGTTGCTCAAAAAGCGCAAAAAACAGATGCGCGCATGGCTTGTAATAGTCTTATTCTTTCAGAAGATGCAGAATTTAATGCAAAACCTGAATTAGAAATTTTTGCTGATGATGTGGCATGTGGTCATGGTGCGACAGTTGCCAACATTAATCATGATCATCTCTTTTATCTCATGGCGCGCGGTATTCCTTTTAAAGCAGCTTGTGCACTTTTAATTAAAGGATTTGTCTTCGAGCTTATTGAAGACATTAAGCAGGATAATATTCAAACTATTTTGGAAAATATTATTAGTACGTGGTTAGAAAAAAATGTTTAA
- the sufC gene encoding Fe-S cluster assembly ATPase SufC, translating to MLEIKNLRARIVGTDTEVIRGLNLTIQDGEVAAIMGQNGAGKSTLSYLLAGRDDYEVIEGDIFYNGQSILDMDPAERAAYGIFLAFQYPMEIPGVATMEFLKVAMNSQRKVRGDEELKIPEFIKYVKEISSKLEIDMNMLKRPLNVGFSGGEKKRAEILQMALLEPKLCVLDETDSGLDIDALKIVADGVNKLRDSKRSFLVITHYQRLLNYIIPDTVHVLYKGRIIKSGDKSLALYLEQNGYADIIHEAA from the coding sequence ATGTTAGAGATAAAAAATTTACGTGCCCGGATTGTTGGGACCGATACAGAAGTTATTCGCGGTTTAAATTTGACGATTCAAGATGGTGAAGTTGCTGCGATCATGGGACAAAATGGAGCTGGAAAATCGACTTTGTCTTATTTGCTTGCTGGTCGTGATGATTATGAAGTGATAGAAGGTGATATTTTTTATAATGGACAATCCATTTTAGATATGGATCCAGCAGAACGTGCGGCATATGGTATTTTTCTTGCATTTCAATATCCAATGGAAATACCTGGAGTAGCAACGATGGAGTTTTTAAAAGTTGCGATGAATTCTCAACGCAAGGTGCGTGGTGATGAAGAGCTTAAAATTCCTGAATTTATAAAATATGTTAAAGAGATTTCTTCAAAACTTGAAATAGATATGAACATGCTAAAGCGTCCATTAAATGTAGGTTTTTCAGGTGGAGAAAAAAAAAGAGCTGAAATTCTACAAATGGCGCTTCTTGAACCTAAACTTTGTGTTTTAGACGAAACAGATTCTGGTCTAGATATTGATGCGTTAAAAATTGTTGCAGATGGTGTTAATAAACTTCGGGATTCGAAGCGTTCATTCTTGGTTATTACTCATTATCAACGCCTGCTTAATTATATTATCCCTGATACGGTACATGTTCTTTATAAAGGACGCATTATTAAAAGCGGCGATAAATCGTTAGCACTTTATTTAGAACAAAATGGATATGCTGATATTATCCATGAAGCGGCTTGA